AACAACCCCGAGCTGCTCATCGCCGACGAGCCGACCACCGCCCTGGACGTCACCGTGCAGGCGCAGATCCTCGATCTGATCCACGATCTGCAGAAGGAGTTCGGCTCCGCGGTCATCATGATCACCCACGACCTGGGCGTGGTCGCCGAGATGGCCGACGACCTGCTGGTGATGTACGGCGGCCGGTGCGTGGAGCGCGGTCCCGCCGAGGACGTGTTCTCCGAGCCCCGGCACCCCTACACCGGGGGCCTGCTCGGCTCGATGCCGCGCCTGGACCGCGAGGAGACCGACCGGCTCATCCCGATCAAGGGCGCGCCGCCCTCCCTCATCAACCTCCCGTCCGGCTGCGCCTTCCACCCGCGCTGCCCGTACGCGGACATCCCGAAGGACAACGTCACCCGCACCGTCCGCCCCGAGCTGACCGAGGTCGGCGGCTCGCACTGGGCCGCCTGCCACATGGGCCAGGAGCAGCGGGAGCGTATCTGGACCGAAGAGATTGCGCCGAAGCTGTGAGCGACGAAAAAGCGGTGAGCAAACCGGACACGAGCGGGAGCACCCTCACCCAGGACACCGCCGCCGACGGCGAGGTCCTGCTGAAGGTGACCGGCCTGGAGAAGCACTTCCCGATCCGCAAGGGCCTGCTCCAGCGGCAGACCGGCGCGGTGCGCGCCGTCGACGGCATCGACTTCGAGGTCCGCAAGGGCGAGACGCTCGGCGTCGTCGGCGAGTCGGGCTGCGGCAAGTCCACCATGGGCCGGCTGATCACCCGGCTGCTCGAACCGACCGGCGGCACGGTCGAGTTCGAGGGCAAGGACATCACGCACCTGAAGACAGGCGAGCTGCGCCCGATGCGCCGCGACGTGCAGATGATCTTCCAGGACCCGTACTCCTCGCTGAACCCCCGGCACACCATCGGCACGATCGTCGGCGCCCCCTTCCGGCTCCAGGGCGTCGAGCCCGAGGGCGGGGTGAAGAAGGAGGTCCAGCGGCTGCTGTCGGTGGTCGGCCTCAACCCCGAGCACTACAACCGCTATCCGCACGAGTTCTCCGGCGGCCAGCGCCAGCGCATCGGCATCGCCCGGGCGCTCGCCCTCAACCCCAAGCTGGTGGTGGCGGACGAGCCGGTCTCCGCGCTGGACGTGTCGATCCAGGCGCAGGTGGTGAACCTGCTGGACGACCTCCAGGAGGAGCTCGGCCTGACGTACGTGATCATCGCGCACGACCTGTCGGTCGTCCGGCACGTCTCGGACCGGATCGCCGTGATGTACCTCGGCAAGATCGTCGAGCTGGCTGACCGCGACAAGCTGTACAAGTCGCCGATGCACCCGTACTCCAAGGCGCTGCTGTCGGCCGTGCCGATACCGGATCCCAAGCGCCGGGGCGTCAAGAGCGAGCGCATCCTGCTCAAGGGCGACGTGCCCTCGCCGATCGCCCCGCCGAGCGGCTGCCGCTTCCACACCCGGTGCTGGAAGGCGACGGAGATCTGCAAGACCACGGAGCCGCCGCTGGTGGAGCTGCGGGCCGGGCAGCGCGTCGCCTGCCACCACCCGGAGAACTTCGAGGACCAGCAGCCGCAGGACACCAAGCTGCTGTCCTCGGCGAAGGAGGCGTCGGTGGGGAAGGCCGCTGCCGAGGAGTCCGCGCAGAAGTAAGCACGCCGGAGAACCCCCGCCTTGTTCTGCAAGGCGGGGGTTTGCCACGGGGCGAGAATGTCCGGGTGCTCCAACAACTGTTCAGCCCCTCCGTCCAGCACACGCTCGACCTGATCGGCATCTTCGTCTTCGCGATCTCCGGCGCCCTCCTGGCCGTACGCAAGAACTTCGACGTGTTCGGCATCGCCGTGCTCGCCGAGGTCACCGCGCTGGGCGGCGGGCTCTTCCGTGACCTGGTCATCGGGGCCGTACCGCCCGCCGCCTTCACGGACCTGGGGTACTTCCTCACCCCGCTGCTCGCCACCCTGCTCGTCTTCTTCCTGCACCCGCAGGTGGAGCGCATCCAGGTCGCCGTGAACGTCTTCGACGCGGCCGGCCTCGGCCTGTTCTGCGTCGCCGGCACGATCAAGGCGTACGAGTACGGGCTCGGCCTGACCGCCTCCGCCGGCCTGGGGCTGACCACCGCGGTGGGCGGCGGTGTGCTGCGGGACGTGCTCGCCAACGAGGTGCCCTCGCTGCTGCGCTGGGACCGCGACCTCTATGCGGTCCCGGCGATCGTCGGCGCCGCCCTGGCCGCCCTGTGCATCCGCTACGACGCCCTGAACCCGTTCACCAGCGCCCTCGCGGTGATCACCGCCTTCGTGCTGCGCCTGCTCGCGATGCGGTTCCACTGGCGAGCTCCGCGGGCGTGGCACCGGCGGTCGACGGTGAGCGAGGAAGAGCAGCCCGTCCTGCCGTGACGCGGCCGCGGCCCATCACCTCCGTCAGCCAGCGGAACGCCGGGA
The genomic region above belongs to Streptomyces coeruleorubidus and contains:
- a CDS encoding trimeric intracellular cation channel family protein — encoded protein: MLQQLFSPSVQHTLDLIGIFVFAISGALLAVRKNFDVFGIAVLAEVTALGGGLFRDLVIGAVPPAAFTDLGYFLTPLLATLLVFFLHPQVERIQVAVNVFDAAGLGLFCVAGTIKAYEYGLGLTASAGLGLTTAVGGGVLRDVLANEVPSLLRWDRDLYAVPAIVGAALAALCIRYDALNPFTSALAVITAFVLRLLAMRFHWRAPRAWHRRSTVSEEEQPVLP
- a CDS encoding ABC transporter ATP-binding protein, translating into MSKPDTSGSTLTQDTAADGEVLLKVTGLEKHFPIRKGLLQRQTGAVRAVDGIDFEVRKGETLGVVGESGCGKSTMGRLITRLLEPTGGTVEFEGKDITHLKTGELRPMRRDVQMIFQDPYSSLNPRHTIGTIVGAPFRLQGVEPEGGVKKEVQRLLSVVGLNPEHYNRYPHEFSGGQRQRIGIARALALNPKLVVADEPVSALDVSIQAQVVNLLDDLQEELGLTYVIIAHDLSVVRHVSDRIAVMYLGKIVELADRDKLYKSPMHPYSKALLSAVPIPDPKRRGVKSERILLKGDVPSPIAPPSGCRFHTRCWKATEICKTTEPPLVELRAGQRVACHHPENFEDQQPQDTKLLSSAKEASVGKAAAEESAQK